A portion of the Magnolia sinica isolate HGM2019 chromosome 17, MsV1, whole genome shotgun sequence genome contains these proteins:
- the LOC131231606 gene encoding uncharacterized protein LOC131231606 isoform X1 — translation MFWVVATTCGVGLAINFTSMWFLNQTSPTMYRSFRVMLIKPQAATISYSQDDDLDELIYTPDLLIVDVLLRARHLKITKDYSSIFFFPPMNLFWSSSILLFGAVPYSVLE, via the exons ATGTTTTGGGTGGTGGCAACAACCTGTGGAGTTGGACTGGCCATCAACTTCACCTCTATGTGGTTTTTAAACCAAACAAGTCCCACCATGTACAG ATCTTTCAGAGTGATGCTTATCAAGCCACAGGCTGCTACAATCTCCTATTCTCAG GATGATGATTTAGATGAATTGATTTACACTCCAGATTTGTTG ATTGTTGATGTTTTGTTGAGAGCACGTCATCTCAAAATTACAAAAGATTAcagttctatttttttttttcctccaatgAATCTGTTTTGGAGCAGTTCCATACTTTTGTTTGGAGCAGTTCCATACTCTGTTTTGGAGTAG
- the LOC131231606 gene encoding uncharacterized protein LOC131231606 isoform X2, which yields MLLLGKKFLPARLEDLAGKDAKEKFDAATKDLFAELALKAKSNVNKGGDDSKQIQAMSKKKKKKDYRRAKNPKGVGHDKEALTHRETEEQVKLRLL from the exons ATGTTACTCCTCGGGAAGAAGTTCTTGCCG GCACGTTTGGAGGATTTAGCAGGCAAAGATGCCAAAGAGAAATTTGATGCTGCTACAAAAGACCTTTTTGCGGAGCTTGCACTTAAGGCCAAAAGTAATGTCAACAAAGGAGGTGATGATTCAAAACAGATACAGGCAatgtcaaagaaaaagaagaagaaggattacAGAAGAGCTAAGAATCCAAAG GGCGTTGGTCATGACAAAGAGGCTCTCACCCATCGAGAAACTGAAGAACAAGT gaAGCTTAGGCTACTTTGA